The Arcanobacterium pinnipediorum genome includes the window TTAATCTTGGTCAGATCATCTCCGGCTTTGCGTAACCGGCGTGCGTTTTCGATTTCATGCTCGGGTGCCTGTACGACGACGTAGCCGACCGTATCGTAGCCGGCGCGTCCGGCTCGTCCGGCGATTTGGTGGAATTCACGGGCGGTAATATGGCGTTGTTTCGTGCCGTCGAATTTTGTTAGGGAGGTCATCACGACGGTTCGAATCGGAACATTGATACCGACTCCAAGGGTGTCAGTGCCGCAGATAACGTTGAGTAAACCGTTTTGAGCTAAGCGTTCAACTAATCGCCGATAGCGGGGCAGTAGGCCAGCATGGTGAACGCCGATGCCGGCGCGTAAAAGTTTTGAAAGCACTTTTCCAAACCCGGCTGAAAAGGTAAACGATGATAGTGCTTGGGCAATGCGTTCCTTTTGTTCCTTGGAAACAATCGACAGTGATTGGAGTGCTAGAGCTTGAGAGACTGCGTCACGTTGGGAAAAATGCACAGCATATACTGGAGCCATGTGGGTTGCGACGAGTTCTTTAATGACTTCTCCGATAGGCTCAGTAGACCACGTAAAATGTAACGGAACTGGGCGTACGGCGTCGGTAACAAGACTCACCTGGCGGTGAGTGCGGCGAGTTAAATCTGCTACTAGAGTAGTGGTGTCACCCAAGGTTGCCGATAAAAGTATCTGTTGGGCTTGTGGCAAGGTCAGTAAGGGGACCTGCCAGGCCCAGCCGCGCTGCGGATCGTCGTAGAAATGGAATTCGTCCATAACCACCATGCCTACATCGGCTTGGTCGCCCTCACGCAATGCAATGTTTGCTAGTATTTCGGCCGTTGCGCAGATAATGGGAGCATCGGCGTTGATTGATGAATCGCCGGTGACCATCCCGACGTTATGGGGGCCAAAGTTTCCAATGAGTTCGAAGAACTTTTCCGATACCAGAGCCTTGAGTGGAGCGGTATAGTAGGCGGTTCGCCCGGTAGCTAAGGCGGTAAATAAGGCTTGCATCGCGATCATGGATTTGCCCGAACCGGTTGGGGTGGAGACGATAACATGATCATCGGAAACGATATTTAGTAGCGCCTCTTCTTGGTGAGGATACATTTGTTTGCCCGTGGATTGAACCCAGCGAGTAAAAGCGTCATAGATATCTTCAGGTGAGGGGTTTAAGCCGTGGTCATCTTCTAAAGCGTCCAGTGCGATATTTAGACCAGGTTGTGCGGCACTCATTCATACTCTCCATCAAGATCAACTACTAGTGCCAAATATAGCAGGTTTATTCCAGTCTTAAATTGTTCATTTTGGAAAAATACCCGTAGCAATAGTTCCTAGCTGGAGCTAAAGTAGGGTATCCTGAATCATAAAAATTGGTGTCAGAAAAACAACTCGTGGTTGTTTGAGTTCATCTTTGAGGGTATGTCCATGGAAGCACATCCAACTCGTAAACTTATCTTTAGTATTCTCCGGCTCATCATCGGTGCTGTGATCGCAGTTGCCCTTACGAAATTTGCGTTTTTTCCTGATCAAGAGACGAGCAAACCACTTGTAGGCCAAGGGCAGTTCGTACTTCCCACTGTCAGCGCGCAACGTGGCGATATTAAGAACGATACCCAGTTCGAGGCAACCGTATTGCGCGATGAATCCAAAGCAGTTAAGTCCACAGCCGAGGGCGAAATCGTGCATTTCTTCGTCGCCGATGGTGCCCAGGTAGAACAAGGAGCGCCGCTGCTACAAGTCAAAACGACGGTTACGGAACAGATTATGGCGCCGGCAGCAAAATCTGAAGATAGTGAAGACGAAAGGGACAGTGAACCCTCGACGGTAACTTCAGTGTCTTATAACAACGTTGTTGCCCCTATTGCCGGCACAGTCCACTTCGATGCCATCATCAAACAGCACGTTACCTACAATGATCCGGTGGGCACCATCGTGCCAGCGTCATTCCACGCAACTGTTAATGTCACTCCAGATCAGCTTTACGCACTACAATCTATCCCGCAAGAAGCCCAGTTGGCGATCGCTAACGGGCCAGCTCCGTTTACATGTACTAACTTGCGCACCACGTCAGTTAAATCCGCCAGCCAAAGTGGCGACGGCATCTCCCAAGGTTCCTCGCCTGTGCTCATCTGCGATATTCCAGGCGATCAAACAGTGTTCGATGGGATTAAGGCCACGCTTAATATTGCTGGCGAACAGGTCACCGATGCGTTATTGTTGCCTGTTACTGCGGTAGAGGGAAGATTTAGAGAAGGAAAAGTCTATCTTCCGATGCAAGATATTACCGACGAGCCTACTGCGGTTGTTGTTAAGTTAGGTATCAATGATGGCAAGCGAGTGGTGATCACCGAAGGCTTGGATGAACAAACTGAAGTCTTGGAATTTGTACCGCGCAAATCCCAAGAATCTGATGACTCCGAAGTGCCACCCTATCCGATGGGATATTAGGAGTAATAGATGCTGAGGTTACGCAATATTACTCGAAGTGTTACTTTGCCTAATGGCCAAGACCTCCATATTTTACGTGGAGTAGATTGTGATGTGGCTGGCGGAGAACATATCTCGATCGTGGGGCATTCGGGTACTGGAAAATCTACGTTGCTCAACATTATCGGGTTGCTAGATCAACCAAATGCCGGAACATATACCTGGGATGGGGCTGACGTTGTTGGGCTTTCTGATGCTCAGCGCTCGCGGTTACGCGGTGGATCGGTAGGATTCGTCTTTCAGCAATTCAATCTTTTTTCTTCGCGAACAGTGTTAAACAACGTCGAGATCCCGTTGTTTTACAATTCTGGCTTAGATCTTTATCAGCGGCACGAAAAAGCTGCCCGGATTTTACATTCGGTTGGTTTAGGTGACCGATTGGATGCGTTTCCGAGCCAGCTTTCGGGCGGCGAACAGCAACGAGTTGCGATTGCGCGCGCCTTGGTGCGCGGGCCGCGCTTGATCTTGGCTGATGAGCCAACAGGTGCTTTGGATCCAGATACCGGAACGCATGTGATGGAAGTGCTTGAAGAGGCAGCACGCGAGAACAACGCTGCGCTGATTGTTATTAGTCACGATATGAATATTGCCCAGCGTGCCCAAACAGTGTACCGAATTGCAGATGGAGTCTTAACGCCACTTCACGACGTCGATCCGCTTTCCGTTAATAGGGGCGAAGCAGAACCCAGCGAGGTGAGCACTCGATGATTCACAATTTTATCGGAGCCATTATCGAGGCATGGGAAGAAGTAAAAATCAATCGGGCGCGCGTTATTTTGTCGCTGATTGGTGTTGGCGCTGCGGTGTGGGCGATGGCAACGGTTATCGCTCTGGGCACGATTTTGAATGAAGCCCAGCAACGAGTGATTGCGCATTGGAATGGTCAGCCCGGTACGATCACAGTTATTGCCAATGTGCGGGCAGAAAATGGGGCCAGTGGAGTTGATCCTTTCGCTGCATCGGTTAATCCTGAGCAAGGCAGCATACATTTCGAGGAATTTCGGCAATCCGTTCTTCAAACAGTAGAAAAACTCGGAATAACTATATGGACGACTAAACTAGAGTTTTCTATTCCGTTTTTAGATGCCCCGGATTTTGATCCGTGCCCGCCACAATATGGTGGCTCGTGCCCAGCCGAACACCCTTCGGCAATTGCGGTTGATCCGAGTTACTTTTCGTTACACGCCCATAAACTCGTTGAGGGCAGATTTATGGATACTCATGATGGTCAGTTGCAAATGAATCCGGTTGTGGTCAATGAATCAACATGGGCGGCTATGGGCAGTCCGGCGCTGGCGACCTACCCCAGACTTTGGCTAGATGCCAACCATAACCGTTCGGTTACTGTTGTTGGTGTGATAAAAAATACTAACGTCTTCGAAGGTGCCATGCTCTACGTTCCAGCCCAAGCCCTACCTTATGTATTCCCGGACACGGCGCAGTCACAGCTTCCATCATTTCTCTTTTTGCCGCCAAGCGGAGAAGAAGAACAAGCTAAGATCGTTGCGCAATCCGTCCTTGGATCCTTCCTAGGTGAAGGCTATGAGGTTATGGCTTATTGGGATGAGGGATACGCCCAACAAAGCCAACAGCAGGGCAATCTGATGCAAGCAATTGTTGCCGGAATCGGCGGTATCGTGATTTTGCTTGGTGCGTTGGGACTTTTGACGATGAGTATCGTAACTGTGAAGAACCGGGTACGTGAGATCGGTATTCGACGAGCAGTGGGAGCCTCGGCACGACGAGTATTTTTCGCAGTTTTCCTCGAATCAGTAGTTGCAACTACGGCTGCCGGGTTTGTAGGGGTGGCGCTATCAGTGATAACGATCCGAATCTTGCCCACGCTGAATGTGAGTGGATTTTTACTCGCAGAGTTTTCCGATATCGCCGCTACTGTTGCATACCCGATGTCTGCTGCACTGATTGGAGTAGGTATCTCGGCTACAGTTGGCGCGTTATGTGGAATTATTCCAGCAACTATTGCGGTAAAGATGCGCCCTATTGATGCGATTCGATTCTAATAGAAACGTTAGGGGTGGTTCGGAATCATCCGAACCACCCCTAGCATTGTTGTACACCGCCTGGGACTTGAACCCAGAACCCTCTGATTAAGAGTCAGATGCTCTGCCAGTTGAGCTAGCGGTGCTCATCTAAGAACAATGTTCTTGAGAATTAAAATCCCTAGACGAATCTAGGGATTTTATTCGTACACCGCCTGGGACTTGAACCCAGAACCCTCTGATTAAGAGTCAGATGCTCTGCCAGTTGAGCTAGCGGTGCGCAACAGCTAATACTGTATCGCACCGATGTTTTGCAGAGCAAATTTTTAGCGGTAATTACTATGTGATCACAGGCACCCTTTAACGGCTGATTGTTCTGCGGGGATAAGGAGAAATTCCGTAGAACTTAGCTAAGAGCACGGGTGAGGTCGGTGTGTGCACGTTGGAATCCTTGCTTAGTGAAATAGTCAGGATCAGCCGTTGCCTGCAACGGAATACGAAGTTCGCCGATTCCTAGCTGGGTAAAGAAATCCGTTTGCGCATACACAAATTTCCCTGGTCCTAAATCGCGGAATCGGGCGGTGACGTAATCAGCGATGATTGTGGCGGTGGAGTCCGCCGTCGTCATCGCAAAAATTCCAACAATTTCATCTTCGTGAATAATGAGCTGAATGTGTGCTGAATCTAAGTCTGGTCGTGAGAAATGCGGGTAGTTGGTTTGAATATCGAGTAGGTGACGGGATAAGAAATGTTCAACGAGGGGGTCGGAGGCTTGAGCATTTACCACGGCATAGCCGCGAGGTGGCGTCGTCTTTCGTTGCGAAAGGCGAATCAGCCAGTAGGCGTCTATGCCAACAATTACACCGTTCATGGCGGCATAAGGCCAGATTCCGAAGTAGATATTGTAAATTGTGGCGATTAACGATCCCGTTAAGTTCAAAATTCTAAAGCGGCGTACGCTGGGGATCATGAGCGATACAACTACTAACACTGATCCGGTCCAGCCAATTATTTCCCACCAGTTCATAACAACTCCTTAACTGCATAAATCTGTTGAATATAGGCAACTAGCCTACCCTGAAGTGACGCAAAAATCTGCTAACTAGGCATATGGTAAGGCGAAGTTGAGCA containing:
- a CDS encoding efflux RND transporter periplasmic adaptor subunit, with product MEAHPTRKLIFSILRLIIGAVIAVALTKFAFFPDQETSKPLVGQGQFVLPTVSAQRGDIKNDTQFEATVLRDESKAVKSTAEGEIVHFFVADGAQVEQGAPLLQVKTTVTEQIMAPAAKSEDSEDERDSEPSTVTSVSYNNVVAPIAGTVHFDAIIKQHVTYNDPVGTIVPASFHATVNVTPDQLYALQSIPQEAQLAIANGPAPFTCTNLRTTSVKSASQSGDGISQGSSPVLICDIPGDQTVFDGIKATLNIAGEQVTDALLLPVTAVEGRFREGKVYLPMQDITDEPTAVVVKLGINDGKRVVITEGLDEQTEVLEFVPRKSQESDDSEVPPYPMGY
- a CDS encoding ABC transporter ATP-binding protein, with the translated sequence MLRLRNITRSVTLPNGQDLHILRGVDCDVAGGEHISIVGHSGTGKSTLLNIIGLLDQPNAGTYTWDGADVVGLSDAQRSRLRGGSVGFVFQQFNLFSSRTVLNNVEIPLFYNSGLDLYQRHEKAARILHSVGLGDRLDAFPSQLSGGEQQRVAIARALVRGPRLILADEPTGALDPDTGTHVMEVLEEAARENNAALIVISHDMNIAQRAQTVYRIADGVLTPLHDVDPLSVNRGEAEPSEVSTR
- a CDS encoding ABC transporter permease: MIHNFIGAIIEAWEEVKINRARVILSLIGVGAAVWAMATVIALGTILNEAQQRVIAHWNGQPGTITVIANVRAENGASGVDPFAASVNPEQGSIHFEEFRQSVLQTVEKLGITIWTTKLEFSIPFLDAPDFDPCPPQYGGSCPAEHPSAIAVDPSYFSLHAHKLVEGRFMDTHDGQLQMNPVVVNESTWAAMGSPALATYPRLWLDANHNRSVTVVGVIKNTNVFEGAMLYVPAQALPYVFPDTAQSQLPSFLFLPPSGEEEQAKIVAQSVLGSFLGEGYEVMAYWDEGYAQQSQQQGNLMQAIVAGIGGIVILLGALGLLTMSIVTVKNRVREIGIRRAVGASARRVFFAVFLESVVATTAAGFVGVALSVITIRILPTLNVSGFLLAEFSDIAATVAYPMSAALIGVGISATVGALCGIIPATIAVKMRPIDAIRF